The Neochlamydia sp. S13 genome has a segment encoding these proteins:
- the trxA gene encoding thioredoxin, which translates to MKKILASLSIFLNCSLLVAAPSSVRHGVSQPSQVRQSRPASSIIYLNADNFHQILNNPLPIILDVYTDWCGPCKQLAPIFEELNKELGNRYLFAKLNADEQKNLSDHFNVQALPTLIFIKDGKELGRSSGFVNKSQLTSMIKSYFGH; encoded by the coding sequence ATGAAAAAAATATTAGCGTCTCTATCTATATTTTTAAATTGCTCACTGTTAGTCGCGGCTCCTAGTTCTGTTAGACATGGAGTCTCCCAACCGTCTCAAGTAAGACAAAGCAGACCTGCTTCATCGATTATCTACTTAAACGCCGATAATTTTCACCAAATTCTTAACAATCCTTTGCCTATCATTCTAGATGTTTATACTGATTGGTGTGGCCCCTGTAAGCAACTGGCTCCTATTTTTGAGGAATTGAACAAGGAATTAGGTAACCGTTATCTATTTGCTAAACTCAATGCTGATGAGCAAAAAAATTTATCCGATCATTTCAATGTTCAAGCTCTTCCTACGCTTATTTTTATCAAGGACGGCAAAGAGCTTGGTCGATCTTCTGGATTTGTGAATAAAAGCCAGCTAACTTCAATGATTAAAAGCTATTTTGGTCATTAA
- a CDS encoding ABC transporter substrate-binding protein, with amino-acid sequence MKKNFLVACLSFIILCCLWELTSQYFIQYQFVLPSLSSIVVQMWQSSDLFIMNSKVTLREMAGGFLLALIMAFPLAWIMYLYKSARTVLQPFFVGLQSIPMFTLAPIMIVWFGWSDMSIILPTALMIFFPLTLNIYQGLMSTPQDLLDYFHINQATRWQTFSKLQLPYSLPHIFAGFRIAAAGAGIGAIAGEWAGAQSGLGVLMLKSRRATELEITFGALLCLIMVSLLLYSVIAYTEYRYNKHQTMKGWVIGLLLTFIGIIGAFPSSMQTVLPKKQVLRLLLDWFPNSNHVPIYAGVQRKIFAKHGIQLQIIELNDPSDSVPYLTSGKADLALYYLPDLIQAQQKGAGVKLAGVLVGQPLNSFIFRQGEGISSPKDLSGKIIGYSLGGNNLKVLQRLLHANHLLPKKLINVNFDLVTLLANRQVDVIYGAFWNIEGEHLKALNIKNSYFKVTQLGHPVYSELIFISRHDFNRLEAFKLAMQESIDYCKAYPEEAFELYAHHHPEKSAATFRWEKQAWLNTVPTLAESQQIPRQEWVYLKRWMEEL; translated from the coding sequence ATGAAAAAAAATTTTCTTGTGGCATGCCTATCTTTTATCATCCTCTGTTGTTTGTGGGAGTTAACGAGTCAGTATTTTATTCAATATCAATTCGTTTTACCTTCCTTATCCTCGATCGTCGTTCAGATGTGGCAAAGCTCAGATCTTTTTATTATGAATAGCAAGGTCACCTTGCGAGAAATGGCAGGGGGCTTTTTATTGGCTTTAATTATGGCCTTTCCTTTAGCTTGGATCATGTATCTTTATAAGTCTGCTAGGACAGTTCTGCAGCCCTTTTTTGTAGGGCTTCAATCAATTCCAATGTTTACTTTAGCCCCTATTATGATCGTATGGTTTGGATGGTCTGATATGTCCATTATCTTACCTACGGCCCTGATGATTTTTTTTCCTCTTACCCTCAATATCTATCAGGGGTTAATGAGCACTCCACAGGATTTACTTGATTACTTTCATATCAATCAGGCTACAAGATGGCAAACATTTTCCAAATTACAGCTACCTTATTCCTTGCCCCATATTTTTGCGGGATTTCGGATCGCGGCAGCCGGTGCTGGAATTGGTGCCATAGCAGGGGAATGGGCTGGTGCACAGTCAGGCCTAGGGGTACTCATGCTAAAAAGCCGAAGGGCTACAGAACTTGAAATCACATTCGGAGCCCTTCTTTGCCTGATTATGGTTAGCCTCTTGCTTTATAGTGTCATTGCTTACACGGAATACCGTTATAATAAACATCAAACGATGAAGGGATGGGTAATAGGGCTACTCTTAACTTTCATAGGAATAATAGGAGCTTTTCCTTCTTCCATGCAAACTGTATTGCCTAAAAAGCAAGTCCTACGTTTATTACTAGACTGGTTTCCCAATAGCAATCATGTGCCTATTTATGCAGGCGTACAAAGAAAAATTTTTGCTAAGCATGGTATTCAATTACAGATCATAGAACTTAATGATCCTTCGGATAGCGTACCCTATCTTACATCGGGAAAAGCAGATTTAGCTCTTTACTATCTACCCGACCTTATTCAGGCTCAGCAAAAAGGTGCTGGTGTGAAATTAGCAGGCGTTTTAGTAGGCCAGCCATTGAATAGTTTTATTTTCCGCCAAGGAGAGGGAATAAGCTCTCCTAAGGATTTGTCCGGCAAAATCATTGGTTATAGCTTAGGGGGTAACAATCTAAAAGTATTACAGCGCTTATTGCATGCTAATCATCTACTTCCTAAGAAACTTATCAATGTAAATTTCGATCTTGTCACGCTCTTAGCCAATCGGCAAGTCGATGTCATTTATGGAGCTTTTTGGAATATTGAAGGTGAACATCTTAAAGCGTTAAATATAAAAAACTCTTATTTTAAAGTAACGCAATTGGGTCACCCTGTTTACAGCGAATTGATTTTTATCAGCCGACATGACTTTAATAGGTTAGAGGCTTTTAAACTAGCAATGCAGGAAAGCATTGATTACTGTAAAGCTTATCCTGAAGAAGCTTTTGAACTGTATGCTCATCATCACCCTGAAAAAAGCGCTGCGACCTTTAGATGGGAAAAACAGGCGTGGCTAAACACAGTTCCAACCTTGGCAGAATCGCAGCAGATTCCAAGGCAAGAGTGGGTTTATCTAAAAAGGTGGATGGAAGAGTTATAA
- a CDS encoding ankyrin repeat domain-containing protein: MQVQNLSPHPLSNISPEIPVSEISPEVHKMLQNPELYDMVQGTLCGRLIKLLLARCNTTLEKHLYAYKAKGIILSKRLGTVWGIAQATDNQEALDILYRYNPNLASICHIKLMAHRFGIVGKSQINGQSFDLEGSDHRITFHALYTSLKQHLDVTEQELILPIIEMILKVEKDPHTKDQILIDAYHQGKTIFLPLIFKLATAGHIYGFLIKGNRLIKLNKGLHEDLPTGLHVYRIADPSKINIEYIHRLLNTNALITYFEKGVDKELGLIHDRYIPTTLQRGGFCSWSLAKMALRGSFILEGIENEEIKYKKWSQADRFATVIDYLKQENVDPHLIASLWCRTKDQKIKEVLEDRLTTTHIANEKSTPLHLAAESNNFSVVEKLLMDGENIHREDAEGWTPLIAAACQGHVEMVEYLLERGAHVNKTGKTGLNAYWHLLSQQGECSKNPKMENRIKKVKQLLIEKGIDTDLSNGFRLMAQRHAKGF; encoded by the coding sequence ATGCAAGTTCAAAATCTCTCTCCCCATCCTCTATCAAATATTTCACCTGAAATTCCTGTATCTGAGATTTCCCCCGAGGTCCACAAGATGTTACAAAATCCTGAACTTTACGACATGGTACAGGGTACTCTATGTGGCCGATTGATTAAATTGCTCCTAGCACGCTGTAATACCACTCTAGAAAAACATTTATATGCATACAAAGCTAAGGGAATTATACTCTCAAAAAGGCTAGGAACCGTATGGGGAATAGCCCAAGCCACAGATAATCAAGAAGCCCTCGATATACTTTATAGGTATAATCCTAACTTAGCTTCCATCTGCCATATTAAACTTATGGCTCATCGATTTGGTATTGTGGGTAAAAGCCAAATAAATGGGCAGTCTTTTGACTTGGAAGGTTCTGATCACCGCATTACCTTTCACGCTCTTTATACTTCCCTTAAACAGCATCTAGATGTTACTGAGCAAGAGCTCATTCTTCCTATTATTGAAATGATCCTAAAAGTTGAAAAAGATCCTCATACAAAGGATCAAATTCTTATAGACGCCTATCATCAAGGCAAAACAATTTTTTTACCTTTAATATTTAAGCTAGCCACAGCCGGCCACATCTATGGTTTTCTCATTAAAGGCAACCGGTTAATCAAGCTGAATAAAGGACTTCATGAAGACCTACCCACTGGCTTACATGTTTATAGAATAGCTGACCCTTCTAAGATTAATATTGAATACATTCATAGATTATTGAACACGAATGCATTAATAACTTATTTTGAAAAAGGTGTGGATAAAGAACTGGGTCTTATTCACGACCGCTATATTCCTACTACCCTTCAAAGAGGAGGATTCTGTTCTTGGTCTTTAGCCAAAATGGCTTTACGCGGAAGCTTTATTTTAGAAGGGATTGAAAATGAAGAAATAAAATATAAAAAATGGAGTCAAGCCGATCGTTTTGCCACAGTCATTGATTATCTAAAGCAAGAAAATGTAGATCCTCACTTAATCGCTTCTCTATGGTGCAGAACTAAAGACCAAAAAATTAAAGAAGTTTTGGAAGATAGATTAACAACCACGCATATAGCCAATGAAAAATCCACGCCCCTTCATTTAGCAGCAGAAAGCAATAACTTTTCAGTGGTAGAAAAGCTATTGATGGATGGAGAAAATATCCATAGAGAAGACGCTGAAGGCTGGACACCCTTAATTGCCGCAGCTTGCCAGGGCCATGTTGAAATGGTGGAATACCTGTTGGAAAGAGGAGCCCACGTTAATAAAACGGGCAAGACAGGCCTTAATGCTTATTGGCATCTATTATCTCAACAAGGTGAATGCTCTAAAAACCCTAAAATGGAAAACCGTATTAAAAAGGTCAAGCAATTATTAATAGAGAAAGGAATTGACACCGACCTTTCCAATGGTTTTAGATTGATGGCTCAACGCCATGCGAAAGGATTTTAA
- a CDS encoding HEAT repeat domain-containing protein — MREIIFWIGCTLAFLCPAAGYGNEETYVQAVHAHLRIKDFGSASQEAKEGLYLFPYSKQLWAAYIKALAKQGNEKEMLATWKNYIEIFPEEKNNRALIETLAWGVIEHATFSSLPTIRFMSILSAFFSQDVKGIKILLKGLKDKNSALRSASAQMSAHCRDQEIKEEILRLFREETVWNVRLQVIRTLGLMKMKEAKQELLALLQKTTTPAEETRVVIESLVNLWGVATREDISRLAKNKRAALRLLACEVVAHCDMKDAIDLIIPLINDSHAQVRQAALWVSGYLRIQEVKGESLLLIAEKKLEDIDPLVGIKAAWLLTLNNSLKGQEAFTKWLESSSRDVRIVAAANLAACGKYGFPLIEEQFKKSTDPYVRINLALGLISQRVEIQKACQALYQGLAHLKEKWSWDEKSHVRALIPNRLKHSDDPDISPAIIDQITRLEILNILAIMRYPQAQQAIKSFLEEKTWGITAMASATLLSEGDQMALDLVQDLLNDEDVQVRVQAALIMARWGKSETALETLSKAFPGVDREMKEHILEGIMHVSSPQSIPFLLDCLQDPYQSLRVIAAAGLIMCLYH; from the coding sequence ATGCGAGAAATAATTTTTTGGATAGGATGTACCCTTGCCTTCCTCTGCCCAGCAGCTGGCTATGGAAATGAAGAAACATATGTCCAAGCGGTCCATGCCCATTTACGCATTAAAGACTTTGGATCGGCTAGCCAAGAAGCTAAAGAAGGCCTTTATTTATTTCCTTATAGTAAACAATTATGGGCAGCCTATATTAAAGCCCTTGCTAAGCAGGGTAATGAAAAAGAGATGCTGGCTACATGGAAAAATTATATAGAAATTTTTCCTGAGGAGAAAAATAATCGAGCTTTAATAGAAACTTTAGCTTGGGGAGTGATCGAGCATGCTACTTTTTCTTCTTTACCTACCATTCGATTCATGTCCATCCTTTCTGCCTTTTTTTCTCAAGATGTAAAAGGTATTAAAATTTTATTAAAAGGACTTAAAGATAAAAATTCTGCTTTGAGGAGTGCTTCTGCTCAAATGAGTGCGCATTGCCGTGACCAAGAGATTAAAGAGGAAATCCTTCGCTTATTCCGTGAAGAAACAGTTTGGAATGTAAGACTGCAAGTGATTCGTACGCTTGGTTTAATGAAAATGAAAGAAGCCAAGCAAGAATTGTTGGCTTTATTACAAAAAACTACCACCCCGGCGGAAGAAACCAGAGTAGTTATTGAATCTCTAGTCAATTTATGGGGCGTTGCTACCCGAGAAGATATTTCTCGTTTAGCAAAAAATAAACGTGCGGCTTTGCGCTTGTTAGCCTGCGAAGTGGTCGCGCATTGTGATATGAAAGATGCTATCGATTTAATTATACCTTTAATCAATGATTCTCATGCGCAAGTGCGCCAGGCGGCCTTGTGGGTGAGTGGTTATCTACGCATTCAAGAAGTTAAAGGAGAGTCATTACTGCTGATAGCAGAAAAAAAATTGGAAGATATTGACCCTCTAGTTGGCATAAAAGCCGCTTGGCTACTGACATTAAATAATTCTCTAAAAGGCCAAGAAGCTTTTACAAAATGGTTAGAAAGCTCTAGTAGAGATGTACGTATTGTAGCAGCGGCAAACTTGGCGGCTTGCGGAAAATATGGCTTTCCTTTAATCGAGGAGCAATTTAAGAAATCAACAGATCCTTATGTAAGGATAAACTTAGCTTTAGGGCTAATTAGTCAGCGTGTAGAAATTCAAAAAGCATGCCAGGCTTTATATCAGGGCCTTGCCCATCTTAAAGAAAAATGGTCATGGGATGAAAAAAGTCATGTGCGTGCTCTTATACCTAATCGCCTGAAGCATTCAGATGACCCTGATATTTCTCCTGCTATTATAGATCAAATCACTCGACTTGAGATTCTGAATATTTTGGCTATCATGAGATATCCGCAAGCCCAGCAAGCCATTAAATCTTTTCTGGAAGAAAAAACATGGGGTATTACCGCTATGGCCTCAGCAACTTTGCTGTCTGAAGGCGATCAAATGGCCTTAGACCTAGTGCAAGATCTTTTGAATGACGAGGATGTACAAGTGCGTGTGCAAGCTGCTTTAATAATGGCAAGGTGGGGCAAAAGTGAGACAGCTTTGGAAACTTTATCAAAAGCTTTTCCTGGAGTGGATAGAGAAATGAAAGAGCATATCTTAGAAGGTATCATGCATGTATCTTCGCCCCAGTCAATACCGTTCCTTCTTGATTGCTTACAAGATCCTTATCAATCGTTAAGGGTGATTGCTGCCGCAGGGCTTATTATGTGTTTATATCATTAA